DNA from Macrobrachium rosenbergii isolate ZJJX-2024 chromosome 13, ASM4041242v1, whole genome shotgun sequence:
AGTGAAATGCTTTTAAATTGAGAGTGGATGTGATTAGGAGTAAGGTTATAGTGTTAAGTGAAATACGGGTCTAATATGGAATGAATATTGCTATGGATAATGGAAAAATGGATGTCACTGATCTGTCAAAGTAGTTGATAGTAAGTGTAACAAGTGATGGTGGAATAACAAAAGTGAGTcaaagaataggtgaagcaaaaaAAGGTGGCACAGTTACGGTGTATGAGTTAGAGTATTTAAATCAGTTGGATATGCAGAGAGATACTGGATTAAGCATTATTGgaagaaaaatgatgaatgtGCAAGGAACATGGTTCAAAAGACAGAAAGGTGCATGTccatctggttttttttttttttattttatcatggaAAAGAGgtaaactttaaaatatatagcttagaaaatggttagtttggTGTAAAACTTTAGTGAAATTAAATGGTTTATTGTTAGTTGCCTGGTGTTTAGTACAAATGCTTTTGTGTAAAGACTTagagaaaattttcaataaagtaCAGTGGGATGTATATTATGTGTTAGTGTATGACATTACAAACATGTCCTATTATTGGATATCAAACAGTTATTTTCCTGTTATGACGCTGTCAAATGAAAATAACCTCATAAGGTATGTCTCACCTTAAGTATTGTTGACAAATTTTAAGGATACCAAAAGgaaaaagactgaagaaaagttTATTTCACAAATCAGTTTATAACCAGTGTGGTCTTCTAATCATTGGAACACTATTCACGAATggatatgaatataaatgagcTTAAGAACAGTATCATTGATGCTTCATAATCACTTATGATGGTGTTCATCATGGAAGACTTTCACGTGGGTAAGCTTGAAGTTTGTAGTTTCATCAAAGACTCGTCTGTCTGGGACACGACGATCCAGAGGATATCCCATAGGACGCTTGTCAGGGTAGATTTCTCCATGAGCTCCACAATGAGCATGAGTACCTCCATGCTCAGATTCAACCTCAGGGTGTGTTAGGTCATAGCTTCCATCAGTGACTGCCAGAACGAGAGCAAAGTCCATGCCATCCTTCTTACCCTTGGGCAGAAGCATTCTGTTGGGGATACCGCAAGACCTTTCAAATTCGGGCATGCTAAAGCTACCACTGTCAGCTGCATCCATGAGAGACTGGAAGCTTGGTACGTCAGGAACAGTAACAGAAGAGTCGCCAGACTTTCTTACTACATGATTACCTCCTGGAGCCActggaaatgaaataatatttgttattaattgGAAATACGTTTCAAAGTCACGTTTTAAGTTCCATTAATAACTGTCACATTTATATACAAgctgaaaataattacaaacaaaaaattattacaaacaaaaaggaaaacttacATTTCTTCCAGAATTTGTCCATTTCAATGCAGTGCCAAGTACCATTGTTGAAATCAAAATGATCCCCATTGTTGTCCTTCTCAGGGCAAAGATAAAGACGGAAAGTACCTACAACTTCGTTTCCATTGTTGTTATTGACATCAGCAACGAAGGCAAAATCGTGGTGGTTCAAACGATGGACATTGGCCTTCAAGTCAACATAGGCAATTCCTTCAGCTGAGTCGACAGCATTTCGGATGTCAAATTCATAGTCCTCAAAATAAGTTTTGAGTTCTCCCTCAATGCCAAGGCTTTCAACAGATACACCAGGGAAGTCTAGGTCTTCATGTTTGTATGGAGGAAGGCTGTACTTGTGTTCCTtgaaaatattatccatatatttGTGAAGTCTGAAGAATGTGGGATCACGAGTAGCTGTTTCAAAGTGCTCCATAACACCTGGAGGCATGTTGTATTTTCCATGAGGATCACCTTGACGGCCAAGCATTATGTGAGCCATGTTGTGAAGAGCTCCATAATACTGAACATTGGGACTGTACATAGAAGATTCGATGATGTCACCAAGTTTGTCAACACCATGATCATTCATGATGTCAATAACCTTTCCTTCCTTGTCAGTAATATATCCATGTGCTATGGCATCACGGATACGGCTTTCCATGATTATCATGTCTCTTACTCTAGCTACACCATCAACATCTTCAAAGTGGACGTGGTCAGGACGAGCAGGGAATTCACCACCATATTTGTAGATAGTGTGTGGTGCAAAACCTTCAATAATAGGTTTCTCCCACTGAAGTTCGCCCACCATATCCAAGTAATTGGAAAGGCGCTCAGAATCAAAGCGAACAGTGAGCTGATGATGAACCCAGAAGAAAAGTTCTCCCTTGCGGTCCAAGTGACCACCATATTTGTCTTCCCACCAGAAGGGGAAATCCATATGCCAAGTGACGTGATGGACGTTCATTCCAATATCTTCTCCAAAGTAGGCCACACgttgttccttatttttctttgtacctGTGAATTCCATCTCAAATGTACCTGGTGTGTTGGTCATTTTAGCAGTGTAAGCTTTTTGGATAACTTCGCTGTTTGTGAACATGTGAGGAGTAACTTCATAGAGTGGGGGGAGAACAATGCCATGTCCAAGGTCAGAATGAATAACAGCAGTGTACAATGCATACACAAACTCTCCTTCATTCATGTGTTCGCGCCAGTATGCAGCATTATGAACAGCACATTCCCAGGTCTTGCACTGCATGAGGATTTCAAAGAGCATAAGAGCCTCCTCTCTCTGGCGTTCATTGAAAAGTGAGAACCAGTGATGTTGCTGAAGGAGTCTGTGGTCCTTCAATTCTTGGACTAAGTGTTGTGCAGCTTCTCCTCCATCCTTATATTGTGACACATCACCTACAGGGTCAAAGGATTCGGCATATCCTTTCAGTTCGTCAAAGTGCAAGTGGTCATACACTTTCCACAGCAGGCGGTTAACATCCTGCTGTCTCTTGGCCAGTGGAACttctgtgaaagaaagaaaattagcttcatctttgttgtttgttttatttttttctcgtcaTATAACTTTCTTCTGGTACAGTAGTTGGTCAAATTACTACATGACTATTTCACAGAAAGAATGTTGAAAAAGTCTTGATACTAGAAGATGCACAGTCagtaaggaaattattataagtTGAGAAATGTATGCATAGGTAATTTATGCTTAagttaatgaaaaagtttttttccggACTCATGAAGCATTTTTCATGTGCATCAATGGCTTATTGgaggaattacttttatttctaagaaatatAACAGCATTTTCACTGCATTTGTTAGTTTATGGAAAGGTTTCCTTTACAAATAGAGTAATATcaagtgaaaagaaatttgtaatttctAGAAAGCTACTGGGAATCTTGGCAGAGTGAAGAGTAGGAACTGCAAGAGGGAATTCAACTTTGGACTCAAAGTAAATGGAAACGACATTGAATGTACAGAGTTATAAAGTTAAAGAGCAGGTTGCAGCCAGAGACTGACTTGATTCAGATGTAAAGAAGATAGCCACTCTTCATTATGTAGGAGAAAAATAGAAGGTCAGGTAGAAATTACAAGGATTTTGGATGATAGGGCAAAGGCCTGTTTCTTTGGATAGTAGAGAAAGTTGAGGAAATTGCAATAGACTTGAACATTTGAACTAACCCTTAATCTGCGGGAAAActgcaaagaaaggaaatggcCGTGCATTAGCCTTGAAGCTGGTGTGGAATGGTGTTATTCGGTTaatcacatttttataaattattatatcacAAGTTTCACAAACAATATTCATTCTGTGATGCTTAGCTCTAAGTCACcttctgaaacagaaattggaagtctttagcttTACGCAGTCCTCCAGAAGACTCAGAGATTTGTTTGTTAGTGGTCATAACTTGGAGTTCCTTTTGCGAACTAAATCAATTATCTTGTGAACAAAGAATTGATATTTTTAGACTTACCTGCGGCAGCGAGTGCCACTAGGGCGCACAAGACTATCACCTTCATCGTGATGTGCGTTTAGGGGCCTTCTTGGCCCTCTTAAATACGGTGCGTATGGATGCAGTGGGGACAAAGTCCAGCAAAAATTATGCCCAACTGTAGCTCTTAAGTATTTGTTATCAGATAGTGAAAAAGAGATAGAATACCGAGGTTGCTGTGTGTTTCTATGGCATGTTCGGATACTGGCTATTCCCCAGTAATGCAAAGGGcctaaaaaaagtgaaaattaattgaGGTAAGGATTCCATTTAAGTAACAGGTTCTTAgggtaaaatgtaaatttctttacGCAGATTATTTCATGTGGTCtaatggatgtttttttttttttgacagatttaaaaaaaaattcaacttaaaattcaACTTCTCTTAGTTATGATTTTTGTTGTAATCATTGAATGTATGGttatagtttgtatttttcctaatctCTTGGCTTTTTGAACATAGTTTACCGTTAGCTTTTCTCAATTGAAATGCTTGAGAATTGCAGCAACGTGTCTTTTTCCCATAATATCTGAATAATAAGAGGCTGattgtgacattatatatatatatattatatatatatatatatatatatatatatatatatatatatatatatatatatatatatatatatatatatatatatatatatatatatatatatatatatatatatatatatatatatatatatacatatacatatatatacatatatatatactgtatatatacacacatcagtgTATACAACACTGTGTGAAATAGAGGGCTCCTCTGAAATTATACCCCCAAGTCTTTTCTGTGCTGTATCCTCACAAATCTCTACTCATCTCAGAACTCTTCCAACAGGAACCCAGCGAACATTGTCATGTAATATTCTCCCATTGTTGTGCAAAGGTCaagccacttcatcttccttccaTCATTTTCTTCTACATCATTTTCCTTCCTGCATTCTTATCTACATCATCTTCCTCCTATCATTCTCATCTACATCATCTTCCTTCTATCATTCTCGTCTACATCTGGTGTTTTACCATCTCGTGAGTTTCTCTGAAGTTGTTTCCACTCTAGAAACTGTAAATTCACTCACAAGTGCTTTCAGGTCTTATTTAGTCTCTGGTATTGAATTAATCCCATCATGTAGCTTTCTCATGGCCTCGTACACATCTGTTAgagaaatacaatataaaatgtcTCTCAGGCTTTTGTGGTTAGGCCACCCTTGAATTGAGCTTAGAGAAGGGCGATGGTGGTGCCCAAAGGGTGGCTGTCTTTTCTGTTTGTGCCAGTGTCCAGTTAATGCAGAATGTAATGGAAGCCCATAATCATAATTAATTAATGCAGTAATGGTTATCAATCCTGGGAACATTGTCTACAATGACATACCAACCTGTGAACGCTCAAGCACTATAAATTTTCATCTTGAGTTATGTCCTCCATTTTTAGCCCATTAAAGAGACTTCATTTCTCTCAGAATGGTCTGCTATATCTTATTTAGTCAtgcataacctctctctctctctctctctctctctctctctctctctctctctctctctctcttctctctctctcttttttatatatatatacatatataaatatatatatgtacatatatatatatatatatatatatatatatatatatatatatatatattatatatatatatatatatatatatatat
Protein-coding regions in this window:
- the LOC136844573 gene encoding hemocyanin B chain-like, which codes for MKVIVLCALVALAAAEVPLAKRQQDVNRLLWKVYDHLHFDELKGYAESFDPVGDVSQYKDGGEAAQHLVQELKDHRLLQQHHWFSLFNERQREEALMLFEILMQCKTWECAVHNAAYWREHMNEGEFVYALYTAVIHSDLGHGIVLPPLYEVTPHMFTNSEVIQKAYTAKMTNTPGTFEMEFTGTKKNKEQRVAYFGEDIGMNVHHVTWHMDFPFWWEDKYGGHLDRKGELFFWVHHQLTVRFDSERLSNYLDMVGELQWEKPIIEGFAPHTIYKYGGEFPARPDHVHFEDVDGVARVRDMIIMESRIRDAIAHGYITDKEGKVIDIMNDHGVDKLGDIIESSMYSPNVQYYGALHNMAHIMLGRQGDPHGKYNMPPGVMEHFETATRDPTFFRLHKYMDNIFKEHKYSLPPYKHEDLDFPGVSVESLGIEGELKTYFEDYEFDIRNAVDSAEGIAYVDLKANVHRLNHHDFAFVADVNNNNGNEVVGTFRLYLCPEKDNNGDHFDFNNGTWHCIEMDKFWKKLAPGGNHVVRKSGDSSVTVPDVPSFQSLMDAADSGSFSMPEFERSCGIPNRMLLPKGKKDGMDFALVLAVTDGSYDLTHPEVESEHGGTHAHCGAHGEIYPDKRPMGYPLDRRVPDRRVFDETTNFKLTHVKVFHDEHHHK